The following coding sequences are from one Lolium rigidum isolate FL_2022 chromosome 6, APGP_CSIRO_Lrig_0.1, whole genome shotgun sequence window:
- the LOC124668442 gene encoding uncharacterized protein LOC124668442 yields the protein MSHNITEDDIEDVPCSDTNSPILTKYHITVPALHDGLMQKEDHHERRLLDFLKATPSVQWLKEINLCAPLGSFKLPSIGIHRYLHVHFVRRIEWSSLFTICKNHLKHPLNIALLIWLLCVAAAGAMLGLLLLGLLNEAFPSKALRDHWIEIDNQILNALFTLMSIYQHPSFIHHLVLLCRWKPEDVADLRKVYCKNGTQRPNERAHISFVVALLHITCISQYVDCSLYWGFPSRSRSEFADNFFFILGVAAPVVAGVYTVYSPLGRDVDDAASCEETKHPYTTEVESAEAITVVGNPMWAGELLDCSEDPTACYLSFLCTFCVFGWNMERLGLGNMYVHTVMFLLLCVAPFWVFNITALNIHDYVLSDAFGAAGIVLCFFGLLYGGFWRIQMRKKLGLPRSRWCCGSASLTDYVQWLFCWPCVLAQEVRTANLYNVEDGSFYGKLVDGGDPESGPASMVAPEVPVSFGVREGNHVVVKLAMEGEMIPPVQPVVESGRQRQAGDEEIVANGSSQLKS from the coding sequence ATGAGTCACAATATTACCGAGGATGATATAGAAGATGTACCATGTTCAGATACAAATTCACCAATTTTGACTAAATATCACATCACAGTTCCTGCTCTACATGATGGATTAATGCAAAAGGAAGACCATCATGAGAGACGGCTTCTGGATTTCCTCAAAGCAACTCCTTCAGTGCAATGGCTAAAGGAAATCAACCTTTGTGCGCCACTGGGAAGTTTTAAGCTACCATCGATCGGCATCCACCGCTATCTCCATGTTCACTTTGTCAGAAGAATCGAGTGGAGCTCACTCTTCACCATTTGCAAGAACCATCTCAAGCATCCTCTGAACATTGCTCTTCTCATCTGGCTGCTCTGTGTTGCCGCTGCCGGTGCCATGTTAGGACTGCTCCTGCTAGGATTGTTGAACGAGGCATTTCCTTCCAAGGCCTTGAGAGACCACTGGATAGAGATTGACAACCAAATCCTCAACGCCCTCTTCACTCTCATGAGCATATACCAGCATCCCAGCTTCATCCACCACCTTGTTCTCCTCTGCCGGTGGAAGCCAGAGGACGTCGCCGACCTTAGAAAGGTTTACTGCAAGAATGGCACCCAGCGTCCTAATGAGCGAGCACACATATCCTTCGTGGTGGCCCTCCTCCACATCACTTGCATCTCTCAGTACGTTGACTGTAGCCTGTACTGGGGCTTCCCCAGCAGATCACGCTCTGAGTTCGCCGAtaacttcttcttcatcctcggaGTCGCTGCGCCTGTTGTTGCGGGAGTGTACACCGTATACAGCCCTCTAGGCAGAGACGTCGACGATGCTGCCTCCTGTGAAGAAACCAAGCATCCTTACACAACAGAAGTCGAATCGGCCGAAGCAATAACAGTGGTCGGCAACCCGATGTGGGCAGGGGAGCTGCTCGACTGCAGCGAGGATCCCACGGCGTGCTACCTATCGTTCCTGTGCACATTCTGCGTGTTCGGCTGGAACATGGAGCGGCTCGGGCTGGGCAACATGTACGTGCACACCGTCATGTTCCTGCTACTGTGCGTCGCGCCGTTCTGGGTGTTCAACATCACGGCACTCAACATTCACGACTACGTGCTCAGCGACGCCTTCGGTGCTGCAGGGATCGTCCTGTGCTTCTTTGGGCTTCTGTACGGGGGTTTCTGGAGGATCCAGATGAGGAAGAAGCTCGGGCTGCCCAGAAGCAGGTGGTGCTGCGGCTCAGCGTCACTGACGGACTACGTGCAGTGGCTGTTCTGCTGGCCATGCGTGCTCGCGCAGGAGGTCCGCACGGCGAACCTGTACAACGTGGAGGATGGTAGTTTCTACGGGAAACTGGTGGACGGTGGTGATCCAGAGAGTGGACCGGCATCGATGGTTGCGCCAGAAGTGCCGGTCTCGTTTGGAGTGCGAGAGGGGAACCATGTTGTTGTCAAACTGGCAATGGAAGGCGAAATGATACCACCCGTCCAACCGGTGGTAGAGTCTGGACGGCAGAGGCAAGCTGGTGATGAAGAAATTGTGGCAAATGGTAGCAGCCAGCTAAAAAGTTGA